In a genomic window of Brettanomyces nanus chromosome 1, complete sequence:
- a CDS encoding uncharacterized protein (MEROPS:MER0400048~BUSCO:EOG09343SSG) — translation MKEIVIRHRKEQKDLVSRATGMKKQANKKTRKRVLKQIRELEEEMKERHTQELIKVEGGNDFEEDNVDVKITPEMLLAQLEIEEKKKSEEQAEAEKSNDDTTTPTPRSHRNRQRERIARRNAELKEKQEQARLEAERMPNPRDIELKNISDLCRVNHLQPFEITPDGHCLFASIADQLMLRHEIEMSVQELRTKAAEYIRSNPDTFTSFLFDEKTMRVRDISDYTRELETTAMWGGDLEILALSKVFDCPISVMMGGREPLKMNEDGQQPELKIVYYQHTFGLGEHYNSLRDESKSELKPEPNTEWKSVSKTDSKSEGTYEAVDSQVVD, via the exons ATGA AGGAAATCGTTATCAGGCACAGGAAAGAGCAAAAGGACCTTGTATCCAGGGCTACCggaatgaagaagcaggcCAATAAAAAAACACGAAAACGTGTACTCAAGCAGATCAGGGaattagaagaagagatgaaagaaagacaCACCCAAGAATTAATTaaagttgaaggaggaaatgattttgaagaagacaacGTTGATGTAAAGATTACCCCGGAAATGCTTTTGGCACAACTAGAGAttgaggagaaaaagaaaagtgaagaaCAAGCGGAAGCAGAAAAATCCAATGATGATACCACTACACCTACACCCCGTTCTCATCGTAATAGacagagagaaagaattgCAAGACGAAATGctgaattgaaggaaaagcaAGAACAGGCAAGATTAGAGGCTGAAAGGATGCCCAATCCACGTGATATAGAGCTGAAAAACATTTCAGATCTATGTCGGGTTAACCATCTACAGCCATTCGAGATCACTCCTGACGGACATTGTCTTTTTGCATCTATTGCCGACCAATTAATGTTGAGACATGAGATTGAAATGAGTGTACAAGAACTGCGAACAAAGGCGGCAGAGTATATCAGATCTAATCCGGACACATTTACCTCATTCCtatttgatgaaaagaCCATGAGAGTTAGGGACATCAGCGACTACACAAGGGAGTTAGAGACTACAGCTATGTGGGGAGGGGACCTAGAGATTTTAGCGCTTTCTAAGGTGTTTGATTGTCCAATTAGTGTGATGATGGGTGGTAGAGAGCCATTGAAAATGAATGAGGATGGACAGCAGCCAGAATTGAAGATTGTCTATTATCAGCACACTTTTGGTCTTGGAGAGCATTATAACTCGTTAAGGGATGAATCAAAGTCGGAGTTGAAGCCAGAGCCGAACACAGAATGGAAATCAGTATCGAAAACGGATTCGAAGTCTGAGGGAACCTATGAAGCAGTGGATAGTCAAGTAGTTGATTAG
- a CDS encoding uncharacterized protein (BUSCO:EOG093444OH), translating to MSLEQLTTELTSHFNRDDYATCAKLLTPIRIALIENGLLVPRSNSRVNPNDMVITRSILEIGALVSINTSNSQEFSNYITLLRPFYTLDEGTIPESNNRNKLLSLYLLLLLTKGDLALFHIELEKFQNFGKSVDQLEEDEYLSIPIKFEKWIIDGDFNKVYDTLSSKHKFPCKEFNLFEPDLLNSIRVNISENLESAYSSLPLENLKMLLFLKTNDETREFLKGFNWSLANGIVYFNRNPNELQEEITDEKLIIRNALGYAKEMESII from the coding sequence ATGTCTCTCGAACAACTCACTACAGAACTTACGTCACATTTCAATCGGGATGATTACGCCACTTGCGCAAAGCTTCTTACTCCAATTAGAATCGCACTTATAGAGAACGGACTTTTGGTTCCTAGATCCAACTCGAGAGTCAACCCCAATGACATGGTGATAACCAGATCGATCCTTGAGATTGGTGCTCTTGTTTCTATCAACACATCGAATTCTCAAGAGTTCTCCAATTACATTACCCTGCTCCGTCCATTTTATACACTCGACGAGGGAACTATACCGGAGTCTAACAATAGAAACAAGCTTCTCAGTCTTTACTTACTTCTCTTGTTGACAAAGGGAGATTTGGCCCTATTCCATATtgaattggagaagtttCAGAACTTTGGAAAATCTGTGGATCAACTCGAAGAGGATGAATACCTCAGTATTCCTATTAAATTCGAGAAATGGATTATCGATGGAGACTTCAATAAGGTCTACGACACTCTTTCATCGAAGCACAAGTTCCCTTGTAAAGAGTTCAATCTCTTCGAACCAGATTTATTGAATTCCATCAGGGTCAACATTTCGGAGAACTTGGAAAGTGCCTACTCTAGCCTCCCattggagaacttgaagatgctCTTGTTTCTCAAGACCAACGATGAGACCAGAGAGTTTCTAAAGGGATTTAATTGGTCTCTAGCGAATGGCATTGTTTACTTCAACAGAAATCCTAACGAACTGCAGGAAGAAATCACTGACGAGAAGCTGATAAtaagaaatgcattgggtTACGCtaaagagatggagagtATTATCTAA
- the NAM7 gene encoding ATP-dependent RNA helicase (BUSCO:EOG093408SZ) produces MARHNAVSLHPDSDLGDTALECYKCGNRNVFVLGFVAAKQESVVVLLCRLPCAQTKNPDWDTEHWQSLIEDRQFLPWVAKPPGEEDLINSRPITISQISQLEAKWRMNKNATIEDLEKEPETEAVPILMRYSDAFQYQRSFAPLVKLEADYDRQAKESKALENISVSWGLGLNNRHLASFAFSTYETSDLKVAVGDEMILRYDGPELDHPWEASGYIIRLPNATQEEFTMELKPAKGSPPTDITNRFTAEFVWKGISYDRMQMAMKTFAVDPQSVSEYIYYKLLGKEAESVEFDVKMPKNFNVNGATTLNDSQLKAVKAALRSPLSIIQGPPGTGKTVTSASIVYHLCKIHKQKVIVCAPSNVAVDHLAYKLIQMGLKVVRIVARSREDLDSSVEKYCLNSQVKAGASKLLKKLIKLKEEVGELSERDSRKYFSMLKKAEFQILSNSEVICCTCVGAADKRLTKMKFRSVLIDESTQASEPECLIPIVKGAKQVVLVGDHQQLGPVIVNKKAAEAGLKQSLFERLIFLGYTPLRLEVQYRMHPALSEFPSNMFYDGSLQNGVTAEERTWPNSSFPWPIRDIPMMFWAVYGREEISASGTSYLNRVEAMNCERIITKLFKDGVKPEQIGVITPYEGQRAYISLYMQMNSSLAEKAKYMDIEVVSVDAFQGREKDFIILSCVRANNQQLIGFLRDPRRLNVALTRARLGCIILGNPKALSRDRLWNYLLSYYRDKGCLVEGQLDYLQISSVQLGRPKATYTPVERRTNGKIVGGGGQRSEYSAETASLVSYEGSAFTSTLSNRSLWPKISENQDDSDRESAYQADSLVSGRYDEEGNGQSTSGINGTTNGVDGNSDDEDNYKNDIQNLTSSFAKQFTF; encoded by the coding sequence ATGGCTCGGCATAACGCggtttctcttcatccagACTCAGATTTGGGTGACACCGCATTGGAGTGTTATAAATGTGGTAATCGAAATGTGTTTGTATTAGGATTTGTTGCAGCCAAACAAGAGTCTGTTGTGGTACTTTTGTGTCGTCTGCCCTGTGCTCAGACTAAGAACCCTGATTGGGATACTGAGCACTGGCAGTCTCTTATAGAGGATCGTCAATTTTTACCTTGGGTGGCCAAACCTCCCGGCGAGGAGGATCTGATTAATTCTAGACCTATCACTATCTCGCAGATTTCTCAATTGGAGGCCAAATGGCGTATGAATAAGAATGCCACAATAGAAGACTTAGAAAAAGAACCGGAGACAGAGGCAGTTCCTATCTTAATGAGATATTCCGACGCATTCCAATATCAAAGATCATTTGCCCCGCTAGTCAAACTTGAGGCTGATTATGACCGTCAGGCTAAGGAATCGAAAGCTTTGGAAAATATATCCGTCAGCTGGGGATTGGGTCTAAACAATCGTCATTTGGCCTCATTTGCGTTCTCGACGTACGAAACTTCTGATCTAAAAGTTGCTGTTGGTGACGAGATGATTCTAAGATACGATGGGCCCGAGCTCGATCACCCTTGGGAAGCTTCCGGTTATATAATACGACTTCCAAATGCGACACAAGAAGAATTCACCATGGAGTTGAAACCTGCCAAAGGTTCCCCTCCTACTGATATCACCAACAGGTTCACTGCAGAGTTTGTCTGGAAGGGTATTTCATACGATAGAATGCAAATGGCAATGAAAACGTTTGCCGTTGACCCACAGTCAGTGTCCGAGTATATTTATTACAAATTACTAGGCAAAGAGGCGGAATCCGTGGAATTCGATGTTAAGATGCCTAAGAATTTCAATGTTAATGGTGCAACTACGTTGAATGATTCTCAGTTAAAGGCCGTTAAGGCTGCTTTGCGTAGTCCCTTATCGATTATTCAAGGACCTCCCGGCACCGGTAAAACCGTTACTTCTGCCAGTATAGTCTATCATCTATGCAAGATCCACAAGCAGAAGGTGATTGTTTGTGCACCTTCCAATGTTGCTGTTGATCATTTGGCGTATAAGCTTATTCAGATGGGGTTGAAGGTGGTAAGAATTGTGGCTCGAAGCCGTGAAGATCTTGATAGTTCCGTTGAAAAGTACTGTTTGAACAGTCAAGTGAAAGCCGGAGCCTCTAAActtctcaagaaattgattaagctcaaagaagaagtaggAGAACtatcagaaagagattcaagGAAGTATTTCAGTATGCTCAAAAAGGCTGAGTTTCAAATCCTATCGAATAGTGAGGTAATATGCTGTACATGCGTTGGTGCTGCAGATAAGAGACTTACCAAGATGAAGTTCAGATCAGTTCTTATTGATGAGAGCACTCAGGCATCCGAGCCTGAATGTCTCATTCCTATTGTGAAGGGTGCCAAACAAGTCGTACTAGTGGGAGATCACCAGCAGTTGGGACCTGTAATTGTTAATAAAAaggcagcagaagcaggTTTAAAGCAATCCTTATTTGAGAGGTTGATTTTCTTAGGATACACACCGCTTAGATTGGAAGTGCAATACAGAATGCATCCTGCTCTTTCTGAGTTCCCTAGTAACATGTTCTACGATGGTTCGTTACAAAATGGTGTTACTGCTGAAGAAAGGACATGGCCAAATTCGAGTTTCCCCTGGCCTATTAGAGATATTCCAATGATGTTTTGGGCAGTTTATGGTAGAGAGGAGATATCTGCCTCAGGAACTTCTTACTTGAATCGTGTCGAGGCAATGAATTGCGAGAGAATCATTACtaaacttttcaaagacGGAGTTAAGCCAGAACAGATTGGTGTTATCACTCCTTATGAGGGTCAGAGAGCGTATATTTCGCTGTATATGCAGATGAACAGTTCGTTGGCGGAAAAGGCAAAGTACATGGATATTGAGGTGGTGTCTGTGGATGCTTTTCAAGGGAGAGAGAAAGATTTCATTATATTGTCGTGCGTTCGTGCAAATAATCAGCAATTGATTGGATTCCTTAGAGATCCACGGCGTCTCAATGTGGCATTAACGCGTGCCAGGTTGGGATGTATTATTCTTGGTAATCCAAAGGCTTTGAGTAGAGATAGGCTTTGGAATTACTTGCTTTCCTACTACAGAGATAAGGGATGTCTTGTAGAGGGACAGCTAGATTACTTGCAGATCTCTTCTGTTCAGCTCGGTAGGCCCAAGGCTACCTATACACCTGTGGAACGTCGCACCAATGGTAAAattgttggtggtggtggccAACGCAGTGAGTATTCTGCCGAAACTGCAAGTCTGGTCTCGTACGAAGGGTCTGCATTTACCAGCACTCTTTCAAATAGAAGTTTATGGCCTAAGATATCAGAAAACCAGGATGACTCCGATCGTGAGTCAGCCTACCAAGCTGACAGTCTGGTGTCAGGAAGGTACGATGAGGAAGGGAACGGTCAGAGTACTTCTGGAATCAATGGAACTACAAATGGTGTCGACGGTAACAGCGATGATGAGGACAACTATAAAAACGATATCCAGAACTTGACCAGCTCATTTGCCAAGCAGTTCACCTTTTAA
- a CDS encoding uncharacterized protein (BUSCO:EOG093434LN) — MKYIDEFDIELVNQALSFDTTDMHVQGTCDLFTTKPIGIDRKLYKRLDRRYSISKHEDYSEPDDNNNKARSNSDSKALKKTKRITEEKDDKDGKAGEIGDTEDNAVADGDDDGTGDSSTSQFISPEFIQLKKRSSSYSVPYSRSQASRFLNSRVRNSGISTSGLHGRHDKPRSKSFQYSLTQDARGVLEDLRASKDTETLDYYSPFGPLSQQSSRRLFAYLIAILNLTFPDHDFALVQPNNFTLLTSPEVLVKRVNSLLISLGKSSGLDWIWQTLDTHMDIDQCTCFQYEPEQSFLNDLPGTLWCNMYFIYNKKRKRVAFLFFRATTLQGSKNGSSSEVNALMHRHNSKVGTLDETRNEMFDETQEEYDLRYSNEPVYEDVFDEEEVVNHVRERETPTSDQDADHGEHEDPVGLEPLKSTTPVSKSYDGYDGSDGFDGSGGSDGSDGSDGSDYVMDEEELANANQDDEDDFGNGNEGSSEGMDID; from the exons ATGAAG TACATTGACGAATTTGACATTGAGCTGGTAAACCAGGCTCTTTCATTTGATACTACGGACATGCACGTTCAGGGAACGTGCGATCTATTTACCACCAAGCCCATTGGAATAGATAGGAAGTTGTACAAAAGATTAGACAGGCGATATTCTATATCGAAGCACGAGGATTACTCAGAGCCTGAcgacaacaacaacaaggCTAGGTCGAATAGTGATTCtaaggctttgaagaagacgaagagGATTACGGAGGAGAAGGACGATAAAGATGGGAAAGCAGGAGAAATAGGAGATACAGAGGATAATGCGGTTGCAGATGGGGATGACGATGGCACAGGAGATTCGTCTACATCACAATTCATCAGTCCGGAGTTCAtacagttgaagaaaagatcatcCAGTTATTCGGTCCCTTATAGCAGGTCGCAGGCCTCTCGCTTTTTGAATAGTAGGGTCCGAAATAGTGGTATATCGACGTCTGGTTTGCATGGCCGACATGACAAGCCACGGTCGAAGTCGTTTCAGTATTCACTAACACAGGATGCTCGAGGTGTATTGGAAGATTTACGTGCCAGCAAAGATACGGAAACGCTGGATTACTATTCACCATTTGGACCGTTGAGCCAgcagtcttcaagaagactATTCGCTTACCTGATAGCTATATTAAACTTGACTTTTCCTGACCACGATTTTGCTCTGGTACAACCTAACAACTTCACTCTTCTTACATCTCCGGAGGTTCTGGTTAAGAGGGTGAACTCGTTACTTATATCTTTGGGAAAATCCTCGGGTCTCGATTGGATATGGCAAACGTTAGATACCCACATGGATATTGACCAGTGTACGTGTTTTCAGTACGAACCAGAACAGTCGTTTCTCAATGATTTGCCTGGAACGTTATGGTGCAACATGTACTTTATTTACAACAAAAAGCGGAAAAGGGTGGCTTTCTTATTTTTCCGAGCTACTACACTTCAAGGTAGCAAGAAtggatcatcatcagaggTCAACGCACTAATGCATAGGCACAACAGCAAGGTGGGTACTTTGGATGAAACTAGAAATGAGATGTTTGATGAGACTCAAGAGGAATATGACCTACGATATTCGAATGAGCCTGTTTATGAGGACGTGtttgacgaagaagaagtggtGAACCACGttagagagagagaaacgCCTACTTCAGATCAGGACGCAGATCATGGGGAGCACGAAGATCCAGTTGGCCTAGAACCTTTAAAGAGTACTACTCCTGTTAGTAAATCGTACGATGGCTACGATGGTTCCGATGGTTTCGATGGTTCCGGCGGTTCCGACGGTTCCGACGGTTCTGATGGCTCTGACTATGtgatggatgaagaagagctaGCCAATGCAAATCaggatgatgaggatgatttCGGTAATGGAAATGAGGGATCTTCTGAGGGGATGGATATAGATTAA